From Daucus carota subsp. sativus chromosome 6, DH1 v3.0, whole genome shotgun sequence, the proteins below share one genomic window:
- the LOC108226753 gene encoding polyadenylate-binding protein-interacting protein 12 has translation MAARGHAEFNVGKPMNWRALFVKNDMNESESSSARNFSFWSSDQNDQVQNWSNDSAVAEQQGLFQELGYGVAHQHPVNVGNDLMLNKYYVDEEEEGFEREMRDLEQLLSNLDPLAQDYVPPMVDHAVNPVLQNSAPHFGCVADGNTWMPTNSRVAAARNYEKKKQTGSSHGKGRANDQTTKAERKEAIKRTVFVPDINNQVTEEELADLFVSCGQIAEIRICGDPKSILRFAFVEFTDQKGAKNALRVTGKMLRCQKVKVLPSKTAIAPINPKLLPTSEVEREKCSRTIYCTNIDPKVIRKDIKHFFESICGEVVSMRVLGDKQHPTRIAFVEFVTAESAVAALNCSGVIIGSLPIRISPSKTPVKSPNSIKG, from the exons ATGGCTGCTCGTGGACATGCTGAGTTTAATGTTGGGAAACCAATGAATTGGAGAGCgttatttgttaaaaatgatATGAATGAGTCCGAATCGAGCAGTGCCAGAAACTTCAGCTTCTGGTCAAGTGATCAGAATGATCAGGTGCAGAATTGGAGTAATGACAGTGCTGTAGCTGAGCAGCAGGGTTTATTTCAGGAGCTGGGCTATGGTGTGGCTCATCAACATCCGGTGAATGTTGGGAATGATTTGATGCTGAATAAGTACTATGTTGATGAGGAGGAGGAAGGGTttgagagagaaatgagagactTGGAACAACTCTTGTCGAATTTGGACCCTTTGGCTCAAGACTATGTGCCCCCTATGGTTGATCATGCTGTAAACCCAGTTTTACAAAATTCTGCACCTCACTTTGGTTGTGTTGCTGATGGTAATACTTGGATGCCCACTAATTCTCGTGTTGCTGCAGCTAGAAATTACGAAAAAAAG AAACAGACTGGCTCTAGTCACGGCAAGGGAAGGGCGAATGATCAAACTACAAAGGCAGAAAGGAAAGAGGCTATCAAGAGGACTGTTTTTGTTCCAGACATTAATAATCAG GTTACTGAAGAAGAACTAGCCGATCTCTTTGTTAGCTGTGGGCAG ATTGCTGAAATTCGCATCTGCGGAGACCCAAAATCTATTCTCCGCTTCGCCTTTGTTGAGTTCACTGATCAGA AAGGTGCAAAAAATGCTCTGAGAGTCACAGGTAAGATGCTTCGTTGCCAAAAAGTCAAGGTTCTGCCTTCAAAAACTGCGATTGCACCCATTAACCCTAAACTTTTGCCCACg TCTGAAGTTGAAAGGGAGAAATGCTCAAGGACCATCTATTGTACGAATATAGATCCTAAG GTTATTAGAAAGGATATCAAACACTTTTTTGAATCCATCTGTGGAGAG GTTGTTAGCATGAGGGTGCTTGGAGACAAACAACATCCAACTCGTATTGCATTTGTGGAGTTCGTGACG GCTGAGAGTGCAGTCGCAGCCCTTAACTGCAGTGGTGTTATCATTGGATCATTGCCAATAAG GATAAGCCCGTCGAAGACTCCTGTCAAATCACCCAATTCTATAAAGGGTTAG